In one window of Arachis ipaensis cultivar K30076 chromosome B06, Araip1.1, whole genome shotgun sequence DNA:
- the LOC107645957 gene encoding rab9 effector protein with kelch motifs-like codes for MSSTVLKQSNTRKFLNYKTSNHTLKMHRTLGSLGAEVAGKMKAMWLCPKVSGFDPSERWGHSACFFNGLMYVFGGCCGGMHFSDVLTLDLDKMVWRKVATTGENPGPRDSHSAVIVGHKMIVFGGSNGFKKVNHIHILDLVTKVWVSPECKGTPPSPRESHTAVLVGGYRLVIFGGSGEGRANYLNDLHILELGTMRWTCPELKGEFPVPRDSHSTIAIGNKLIVYGGDSGYQYHGNIDILDMETMTWSKLRIQGSSPGVRAGHAAVNIGTKVYIIGGVGEKRYYNDIWIFDICTCSWTQLYITGQRPQGRFSHTAVVIDMDIVIYGGCGEDENPLNELLVLQHEAEPNPRYNAKTMLMGSNVKEGGAYDFDSGTSQQKRRRVSTTKVWDVDSEQEEHSLSLSQHSSPSQSDQEQTLGQRSNASVTDSQQRLLFKQMNQTPTNCQYNNDLSNKKSMKDITQGNPQNLPSLVHQPKQEQCHLIGAEVRGKIDGAFDSGLLMTASVNGEIFRGVLFAPMQQAVKVVETNCSLTTQTQPPFVNSNSDHSPQIKRGARSSILFKEHRASKSDLEGLLLTLGGPASANNPEEVDYLGSK; via the exons ATGTCAAGCACTGTGCTCAAGCAATCCAATACAAGAaagtttttaaattataaaaccaGTAACCACACTCTCAAGATGCATAGAACGTTGGGCTCTTTGGGAGCTGAAGTTGCAGGGAAGATGAAAGCAATGTGGTTATGTCCAAAGGTTTCGGGTTTTGATCCTTCTGAAAGATGGGGTCACTCTGCTTGCTTCTTCAATGGCCTTATGTATGTCTTTGGG GGATGTTGTGGAGGGATGCATTTCAGTGATGTTCTCACTTTGGACCTTGATAAAATGGTTTGGAGGAAGGTCGCAACCACAGGCGAAAATCCAGGTCCTAGGGACAGCCATAGTGCTGTTATTGTAGGCCATAAGATGATAGTGTTTGGTGGCAGCAATGGATTCAAGAAGGTGAATCATATTCATATTCTTGATCTTGTCACCAAAGTGTGGGTTAGTCCTGAATGCAAAGGGACACCTCCTTCGCCCCGGGAGAGCCACACGGCCGTGCTCGTTGGCGGCTATAGACTAGTGATCTTTGGTGGCAGTGGGGAAGGCAGAGCAAACTATTTGAATGATTTGCACATTCTTGAACTAGGAACCATGAGATGGACTTGCCCTGAGTTGAAAGGTGAATTTCCTGTCCCTAGGGACAGTCATAGTACCATTGCCATTGGGAACAAGCTTATTGTATATGGTGGAGATTCAGGTTATCAGTACCATGGAAACATTGATATTCTTGATATGGAAACAATGACTTGGTCTAAA TTGAGAATTCAAGGTTCTTCACCAGGAGTCAGGGCAGGTCATGCTGCAGTAAACATTGGAACCAAG GTCTATATCATTGGAGGGGTTGGAGAAAAACGTTACTATAATGACATTTGGATCTTTGATATATGCACTTGTTCATGGACTCAACTCTATATAACTGGTCAAAGACCACAAGGGCGATTTTCTCATACTGCTGTTGTTATAGACATGGATATTGTCATCTATGGGGG GTGTGGTGAAGATGAAAATCCTCTCAATGAATTGTTAGTTTTGCAGCATGAAGCAGAGCCAAACCCACGTTACAACGCG AAAACTATGTTGATGGGGTCTAATGTGAAAGAAGGAGGAGCTTATGACTTTGATTCAGGTACTTCACAACAGAAGAGGAGGAGAGTTTCTACTACGAAGGTTTGGGATGTTGATTCTGAACAAGAAGAACACTCTCTCTCACTATCACAGCATTCATCACCATCTCAATCTGATCAAGAACAGACTCTTGGTCAAAGATCAAATGCTTCTGTCACCGATTCGCAGCAGCGTCTTCTGTTCAAACAGATGAATCAAACCCCAACCAATTGTCAATACAACAATGACTTGAGTAACAAGAAATCTATGAAGGATATCACTCAGGGAAATCCGCAAAATCTTCCTTCTCTAGTTCATCAGCCAAAGCAAGAACAGTGCCACCTG ATTGGTGCTGAAGTTCGAGGTAAAATAGATGGAGCCTTTGACTCAGGTTTACTCATGACTGCATCCGTGAATGGAGAGATTTTCAGAGGGGTCTTATTTGCTCCG ATGCAGCAGGCAGTAAAGGTGGTGGAAACAAATTGCTCTCTAACTACTCAAACTCAACCACCATTTGTGAACTCCAACTCAGATCATTCCCCACAAATCAAGCGAGGCGCTCGGTCGTCGATACTATTCAAGGAGCATAGAGCAAGTAAGAGTGATCTTGAAGGGTTGCTTTTGACACTTGGAGGACCTGCTAGCGCAAATAATCCTGAGGAGGTAGATTATTTAGGAAGCAAATAA